The Candidatus Kryptobacter tengchongensis genome contains a region encoding:
- a CDS encoding heme exporter protein C, with amino-acid sequence MIWKILLSLYIGVITVLAFIIPIGFIPGLGERARIIFLHVPSAWLSVIAFFVSMLYGIRYLKSKDIYNDIKSVASAEIGFLFCFITTITGSIWAKFNWGSFWNWDPRETSIFVLLLIYGAYFVLRSAIEIEERKATLSAVYSIIAFVTVPFFIFIMPRIMPGLHPGSKGDPEGAGPVVSFKMDPNMRILFFASLIGFTLVYLWIFSLRSRTEILKIKIENKIYREVQS; translated from the coding sequence ATGATTTGGAAAATTTTGCTTAGCTTATATATTGGAGTGATCACAGTCCTTGCATTTATAATTCCAATTGGATTTATCCCCGGGCTTGGGGAAAGGGCAAGAATAATTTTCCTTCATGTGCCTTCTGCGTGGTTAAGTGTAATTGCTTTTTTTGTGTCTATGCTTTATGGAATTCGTTATCTTAAGTCAAAAGATATATACAATGACATTAAATCTGTTGCTTCTGCAGAAATTGGATTTTTGTTTTGCTTCATCACCACTATAACTGGTTCAATCTGGGCGAAATTTAACTGGGGTTCTTTTTGGAATTGGGATCCACGTGAGACATCAATTTTTGTCCTTCTTTTGATTTATGGGGCTTATTTTGTTTTAAGGTCTGCAATTGAGATTGAAGAAAGGAAAGCAACGCTTTCAGCAGTTTATTCAATAATTGCTTTTGTTACGGTTCCATTCTTTATTTTCATTATGCCGAGAATTATGCCAGGTCTTCATCCGGGTTCAAAGGGTGACCCTGAAGGAGCTGGACCAGTTGTGAGTTTCAAGATGGACCCAAATATGAGGATTCTTTTCTTTGCTTCTTTAATCGGGTTTACGCTTGTATATTTATGGATTTTCAGTCTTCGTTCAAGAACGGAGATTTTGAAAATTAAAATTGAAAACAAAATATATCGGGAGGTTCAAAGTTGA
- a CDS encoding Repeat domain-containing protein yields the protein MPENKELKIHRLFLFLFTFYIEVLTSQNRFSPIFFISEFPLPEGSSTFSIGNLNGDNFYDIVVSSRRAITCLENNGKGEFNFYFSIPVREMPADVKLNDIDNDGVSEILAVYRARSTVEIFKRDTLGFRKFAFFETGVYPDMLICSDVDLNGLKDVITVGKIMLGITVNYQTKLNQFSNPVNLLPKTPFKKIQIQDLNYDDVPDLAGIDWLNNLLVISYGRGDGKFGLTYNYKLPEEPNDFVVADLNNDGFFDYVISFYYLGEVQFYYTTQAGINLKFKFKIPKPLMISIGDFNGDGFKDVAVSNGEKLFIFINSGIDFERYEFLSEGTAHIECADLDGNGRDDIISLDSVRNRLRIFYSSDRFKTFENSWLAVGSNSSDLAVADFDRDGCIDFITVGDSLGFPLIYSMNDGFSIVLNRGDGAFTDVKLFSFSNLNYLLCSNYETGNVSIFKFEGKGKVTEIFKYNFDKPKPVFMGLSSDKTPAIFLSISDSNLILIKPEGQSEFNEITIKEIDSTKVIAFAVGDFNRDGFFDIALINRDGGSVKFNIFIRKKEGEYVRDYSVNLNRLIRRAFLYIDDFNGDGYQDILVYYDYSTVKISDGEINLFFNDGLGKFKLRKRIDTHIHLSAHKLLKVADFTGDFKKDFVVFDKLRNKFYLYINKDEKFEKTQIYSSGDKINSIGVADVNYDGYPDLILLNGTNGGLGFLINKNGEFK from the coding sequence ATGCCAGAAAACAAAGAGCTGAAAATCCATAGACTTTTCCTTTTTTTGTTCACGTTTTACATTGAGGTTTTAACTTCTCAAAATAGATTTTCCCCAATTTTTTTTATAAGTGAATTTCCTCTTCCCGAAGGTTCATCCACTTTTTCAATCGGAAATTTAAATGGAGATAATTTTTACGATATAGTTGTTTCCTCACGTCGTGCGATAACTTGTCTTGAAAATAATGGAAAAGGAGAATTTAACTTTTACTTCAGCATCCCGGTAAGAGAAATGCCAGCAGATGTTAAGTTAAATGATATTGATAATGACGGTGTATCTGAAATCCTTGCGGTTTACAGAGCAAGATCAACAGTTGAAATTTTTAAAAGAGATACGCTTGGTTTTAGAAAATTTGCTTTTTTTGAAACGGGGGTTTATCCAGATATGCTTATTTGCTCAGATGTTGATTTAAATGGGCTTAAAGATGTGATAACGGTCGGAAAGATAATGCTTGGTATAACGGTAAATTATCAAACAAAGTTAAATCAATTCTCAAATCCCGTTAATCTTCTCCCGAAGACGCCTTTCAAAAAAATTCAAATTCAAGATTTAAACTATGACGATGTCCCAGATCTTGCTGGAATTGATTGGCTAAATAATTTGCTCGTTATCTCATACGGAAGGGGGGATGGAAAGTTCGGGCTCACATATAATTATAAACTTCCAGAAGAACCAAATGATTTTGTGGTCGCAGATTTAAACAACGATGGCTTTTTTGATTATGTTATCTCTTTTTATTATCTTGGCGAGGTTCAATTTTATTACACTACACAAGCGGGGATAAATTTAAAATTTAAATTTAAAATCCCAAAGCCATTAATGATTTCAATTGGTGATTTTAATGGTGATGGTTTTAAAGATGTTGCGGTAAGCAATGGGGAGAAACTGTTTATTTTTATAAACTCTGGAATTGATTTTGAAAGATATGAATTTTTGAGCGAAGGAACCGCTCATATTGAATGTGCAGACCTTGACGGAAACGGAAGGGATGATATCATCTCTCTTGATTCCGTTAGAAATAGACTTAGAATTTTTTACTCTAGCGATAGATTTAAAACATTTGAAAATTCATGGCTTGCTGTGGGATCAAATTCATCTGACCTTGCGGTTGCAGACTTTGATAGGGATGGATGCATTGATTTTATAACTGTTGGGGATAGTTTAGGTTTCCCACTCATTTACTCTATGAATGATGGTTTTTCAATTGTTTTGAATAGAGGGGATGGAGCATTTACAGATGTTAAGTTATTCTCTTTTTCAAATCTTAATTATCTTTTATGCTCAAATTACGAGACTGGAAATGTTTCTATTTTTAAGTTTGAGGGAAAGGGGAAAGTAACGGAAATTTTTAAATACAATTTTGATAAGCCGAAGCCAGTTTTTATGGGTTTGTCCAGTGATAAAACACCTGCCATTTTTCTTTCCATATCTGATTCAAATCTAATTTTGATAAAGCCAGAGGGTCAGTCCGAATTTAATGAGATCACCATAAAAGAAATTGACAGCACAAAGGTCATCGCCTTTGCAGTTGGTGATTTTAACAGAGATGGTTTCTTTGATATTGCGCTTATCAATCGGGATGGGGGCAGTGTTAAATTTAACATTTTTATCAGAAAAAAGGAGGGAGAATATGTGAGGGATTATTCGGTGAATTTGAATAGGTTAATAAGGCGTGCTTTTCTTTATATTGATGATTTCAACGGTGATGGTTATCAAGATATACTTGTCTATTACGATTATTCAACAGTGAAAATTTCAGATGGAGAGATAAATCTCTTCTTTAATGATGGGTTGGGGAAATTTAAACTAAGGAAAAGAATAGATACTCATATCCACCTTTCCGCTCATAAACTTCTAAAAGTTGCGGATTTCACCGGGGATTTTAAAAAGGACTTTGTTGTTTTTGATAAATTAAGGAATAAATTTTACCTTTACATAAACAAAGATGAAAAATTTGAAAAAACGCAGATTTACAGCTCTGGAGATAAAATTAACTCAATCGGTGTTGCTGATGTGAATTATGATGGTTATCCAGATTTAATTTTGCTTAATGGAACAAATGGAGGGCTTGGATTTTTGATAAACAAAAATGGCGAATTCAAATGA
- a CDS encoding CcmD family protein, translating to MSIYEFLEKNSIYLVLIIALIVWLFVFAYLIRVDVKLKKLEDEFSKLENKEEVER from the coding sequence TTGAGCATTTATGAATTTCTTGAGAAGAACTCAATCTATCTTGTTTTAATTATCGCTTTAATTGTTTGGCTATTTGTCTTTGCTTATCTTATAAGGGTTGATGTTAAGTTGAAAAAGCTTGAGGATGAATTTTCAAAGCTTGAAAACAAAGAGGAGGTTGAAAGATGA
- a CDS encoding heme exporter protein A — MEFKLIGKNIRKSFGRLLVFDSVNFELGVGSSLAIAGKNGSGKSTLVKIIAGLLSPSSGEVIYQIDGKKIDKIDWFKYVGFVAPYLQIYDEFTGYENLEILARIRGLKNYKEKIEDVLKRVNLYSRRYDLVRGYSSGMKQRLKYACALLHEPILLILDEPTSNLDIEGVEMVWAIAEEQKKKGILIVATNEPEELQMCDDVINLDELKQRVRNQIVK; from the coding sequence GTGGAATTCAAATTGATAGGAAAGAACATAAGGAAAAGTTTTGGGCGTTTGCTTGTTTTTGATTCGGTAAATTTTGAGCTTGGTGTTGGCTCATCCCTTGCTATTGCTGGAAAGAATGGTTCTGGGAAATCAACACTTGTCAAGATAATCGCAGGTCTTTTGAGCCCAAGCTCTGGTGAAGTAATTTATCAAATTGATGGTAAAAAGATAGATAAAATTGACTGGTTTAAATATGTTGGATTTGTTGCTCCTTACCTGCAGATTTATGATGAATTCACGGGATATGAAAATCTTGAAATACTTGCAAGGATAAGGGGTTTGAAAAATTATAAAGAAAAAATTGAAGATGTTTTAAAGCGTGTAAACCTTTACTCTCGCCGTTATGATCTTGTCCGTGGCTATTCTTCCGGGATGAAACAGCGCTTGAAATATGCTTGTGCGCTTCTTCATGAGCCTATTCTCTTAATACTTGATGAACCAACATCAAACCTTGACATAGAAGGGGTTGAGATGGTTTGGGCTATAGCTGAGGAACAAAAGAAAAAAGGAATTTTGATCGTTGCAACTAATGAACCAGAAGAGCTTCAAATGTGTGATGATGTTATAAATCTTGATGAATTAAAACAAAGGGTAAGAAATCAAATTGTTAAGTAG
- a CDS encoding heme exporter protein B, which translates to MLSSIWAIFLKDLKSELRTRYALNALIMFVVVTISMILFATAGEIISAELLSGLLWVVIFFSAMSGLSRTFVSEEDRGTVIFLQLATRPSVVYFGKLLFNLVLIFGINFFVVIAYLLTMENFKIKSFDVFLVGLILGGVGLASASTIIAAIIAKANTKGTLYPVLSFPVLLPLLITAINITQLSTQGTTLTETAGHLRILISYFFVVIIASYLLFDYIWKE; encoded by the coding sequence TTGTTAAGTAGCATCTGGGCAATTTTTTTGAAGGATTTAAAGTCGGAGCTGAGGACAAGGTATGCTTTAAATGCTTTGATCATGTTTGTTGTTGTTACTATTTCAATGATCTTATTTGCAACTGCTGGTGAGATCATAAGTGCTGAGTTGCTTTCGGGATTGCTTTGGGTTGTGATATTTTTCTCTGCCATGTCAGGGCTTTCAAGAACATTTGTAAGTGAAGAAGATAGGGGAACTGTTATCTTTCTCCAGCTTGCGACACGACCAAGCGTTGTATATTTTGGTAAGTTGCTTTTCAATCTTGTTCTAATTTTTGGGATCAATTTTTTTGTCGTCATAGCTTATCTTTTAACCATGGAAAATTTTAAAATTAAAAGCTTTGATGTCTTCCTTGTTGGGTTGATTCTTGGAGGCGTGGGGCTTGCTTCGGCGTCAACGATAATTGCAGCGATAATTGCGAAGGCGAACACAAAAGGGACACTTTATCCGGTGCTTTCTTTTCCAGTGCTTTTACCTCTTTTGATAACAGCGATAAATATAACCCAACTTTCAACTCAAGGAACCACTCTTACTGAAACCGCAGGGCATTTAAGGATTTTAATCTCTTATTTTTTTGTTGTTATAATCGCATCGTACCTTTTATTTGATTACATTTGGAAGGAATAA